The genomic stretch TCAAACATGTCTCATTTACTAATATCGTACTCACTCTCTACTATAACAAAGACCATTTCCTCCTGAGTTGAAATCTGCTTCTCTTAAAAAAGGATGACTGTTATACAATTATCTGATATTCACTTGCAAACctgtggttgggggtggggttgggcaGGAAGTTTGGTAAATTTCACCTTATCTTCCCATTCCTGGTCCTTGTTATACTTTTATATCAGTTGCCTGGCTCTGAGGTCTCTGGGGATCCAGACAGTATATTCAGCTGCCTCCCTAGTctgtttctctttataaaattaccaattgttttaaataatctaAATAGTATAGGTAGTGTAATATAAGAAATGACTACCCCTTAACCCTTGTGGGAATTAACAAAATCGATGACTTTCTGCTGTATCAGCTTCAGTTTTTTATAAAAAGTAACAGAATAATATGTATACAGAAGACACATTTCTTATTCCTCTCTGTTGGTGTCTATCCATCCCAAGAGAGTGTATGCCTCTGGTGATTCTCCTCCTGCTGGTGTAGAAAACCACATTTGATTGTGTTGTCAGTCCATCTTTCCCACCAGGTTTGTCAACAACATGGGACCCAGAAACAAAACAGGAGTTTCAGAATTCCTTCTCATGGAAGTGACAGAGGATCCAGAACTGCAGCCCCTCTTCTTCATTCTGTTCCTGTCCATATACCTCGTTACCATCCTGGGAAACCTGCTCATCGTCCTGGCCGTCATCTCTGAcccccacctccacacccccatGTATTTCTTTCTCTACAACCTGTCCTTGACTGACATCGGTTTCAGCACCACCACAATCCCAAAGATGCTGGTGAACATCCAAGCACAGAATCAGAGCATCACTTATACAGGCTGCCTTACACAGATCTACTTTGTCCTGGTGTTTGCTAGTTTGGAAAGTTTTCTCCTTGCAGTAATGGCCTATGACCGCTATGTGGCCATTTGTCATCCACTGAGGTACACGGTTATCATGAACTCCcgtctctgtttgtttttgattctTCTTTCCCCGTTTATTAGCATTGTGGATGCCCTGCTCCACAGTCTGATGGTGTTGCAGCTGACCTTTTGCACAAACCTGGAAATCCCCCTCTTTTTCTGTGAAGTTGTTCAGGTTATCAAGCTTGCATGTTCTGATACCCTCATCAACAATATCTTGATATATTTGGCAACTAGCATATTTGGTGGTATTCCTGTGTGTGGAGTCATTTTCTCTTATACTCAAATAGTGTCCTCTGTTTTGAGAATGCCATCAGCGGGTGGAAAGTATAAAGCTTTTTCCACCTGTGGCTCTCACCTCTCAGTCGTGTCCTTATTCTATGGGGCAGGCTTGGGGGTATATATTAGTTCTGCTCTTACTAATTCTTCCAGAAAGACTGCAGTGGCTTCGGTGATCTACACTGTTGTCCCTCAAATGATGAACCCCTTCATCTATAGTCTGAGGAACAGGGACATGAAAGGTGCCTTGAGAAAACTCATCAGTAAGATACCACTGGCTTTTCAGgagtatgttatttaatttccacgtatttgtgtattttctagttgttattcttttattgatttctagatTCATACCACTGTAGTCAGAAaagacactgtatgatttcaatatcttaaaatttattgaCACTTGCTTTGTGGTCTAACATGTGAACTATCTAAAGAGTTCTGTGTGCTCTGGAGAAGAAcgtttcttctccttttgttaGGTGTAGTGTTTATATATGTCTCTTAGATTTTGTTAGTTTACACTGTTTTTTAGgtcctgtgtgtcttctttgtcTAACCAGAGTTACTATCCATTGCTGAAAATTTGCATTAAAATCTGTAAGCATTATTGTAGAAATATGGATTTCTCACTTCACTTCTGTCAAGTTTGATTCACATATTTTGAGGTCCTGTTGTTTGacgtatatatgtttataattgttctatAATCTTGATTATTGACCattttatctctatctctatttatctatctacctattttcTATCtatccttttttgtctcttaacAGTTTtgaattaaagtctatttttttctgatattaactCTTTTGGTAACTATTTGCCTagaatttttctattctttcctttaaatCTATTTGTGTCTGTGAATCTATAGTGAGTCTCTTATGAATTGCATATATTCACATCATGTTTCCTTTATCTTTCTTCCAATCTCTGACCTTTTGATTGgacaatttatttcacttatttaaagtATCTACTGACAAGGAGATACATAATTCTCccacttaaaatttattttctgtaagtctaatacttttttgtccttcattttgtccattactgctttattttctgtctagttgATTTTTCATAGTgaacattttgaattttgttctcATTGCCTTTTTGGAATATATCCAGATAATTTTTGTGTGGTTACTATGGACATTGCACTTAATATGCTAAATTTATAACAATGTAGTTTGAATTCATGCCATTTTTACCTCAATAGCATGCAAAACCCCTGCTCTTATATggctctgtcttttctccattatgttAGTGTCACAAATTAAATGTTTGTACATTATTGCCAATAgcatagatttaaatttttttacattttctttctaaatccaGTAGGAATCATTTCCTACTTTTCCTAAAGTAAGAAGAGTTGTaaatcaaaaatacattaaaaattttttcccattcactTGACTTTaccaaaaatctttatttttttcatataacattGAACTATCTAGTGCCTTTTCATTTCAACCTGAAGCAATCCTTTAGATATTTTCATAAAGCAGGTGTAGTGGTAATGTACTCTTGGCTTTGTTCATCTGGGAgtgttttatttctcacttattttTGGAAGGAAAATTTTGTCAGATATAACATTATTGGTGGACAGTTTTTtccttcaacactttaaatatgttatccCACAATTCTCTGGCCTCCATGGTTCTGATGAGAAATtggctgttaatcttattgaagATCTCCTGTAAGTTATGAGTgattttctctttacttcttatATGTGATGAGCtcctttcaagattctctctttccttttggcTTTGTCAGTTTGATGATAATGTTAATGTCTTAGCattaatatcttttattataGATATTCTTGGAGTTCTTTGAGCTTCTTAGATTTGTAGTTTCAAATCTTTCAtcatatttgggttgtttttgaccattatttcttcaaatttttttccatccccttttctttttcttttccttttggactcatataatgcttttttttttttttcacttgatggTATCCCATTGATCCCTTAAGGGTCtgctcaattttcttttctttttcttttcttttttttttcttttttttttttttttttgatgtgtccTTTAAgggttgcttttattttttgtttttaaagataaacatgttctgggacttccctggtggcacagcggttgagaatctgcctgctggtgcacggggcacgggttcgagccctggtctgggaggatcccacatgctgcggagcagctgggcccgtgagccacaactactgagcctgcgcgtctggagcctgtgctccacaacgggagaggccgcgatagtgagaggcccgcgcaccgtgatgaagagtggcccccgctcgccacaactagagaaagccctcgcacagaaacgaagacctaacacagccaaaaataaataaattaattaataaagataaaCATGTTCTGATTTATACAGTCTCTCTGGTAACATAGAATACATATGCATATTTGAAGCATCAAAATTCTCATCTAGAGAAGAgtaagaaaagaataattttttcaaggaaataatgtctctgtcttcatatttttctttattgaagtatagttgatttacaatgttgtgttaatttctgctgtacagcaaagtgactcagttatacatatatatatatgttctttttatattctttttcattacggtttatcccaggacatcaaatatatcaatagttccctgggctatacagtaagaccttgttgtccatctattctatatgtaatagtttgcatctactaaccccaaactcccagtccatccctcccccaccccaaccttggcaaccacaagtctgttctctatgtctgtgagtctgcttcatagataggttcatttgtgtcatattttagattccacatataagtgatatcatatggtatttgtctttctctttctgacttacttcacttagtatgataatctctagttgcattcatgttgctgcaaatggcattatttcatctttttctatggctgagtagtattccattgtatatataataggtaccacatcttctttatccatttatctgtcaatggacatttaagttgtttccatgtgttggctattgtgactagtactgctatgaacataggggtacatgcatcctttcaaaccatgtttttctcagggtatatgcccagtagtgggattgctgggtcgtatggtaattctatttttaattttctgaagaacctccataccgttttccatagtggctacaccaacttacattcccaccaacagtgtaggagggttcccttttttgcacaccctctccagcgttagttatttgtagactttttaatcatggccattctgactggtgtgaggtggtacctcattgtagttttgatttgcattcatctaataattaacaatgttgtctgttcacttttctttattcttttttctttctgctcctcagacTCAATATTATAATCTGGATATTATACTCTCCCTCagagtttgcttttctttataattgttGAAGGTGGTAGTAGTCTTATGTGTTTAGTGACTTTCCCAAAATACATTTGCAAAGACTGTAATTCTTATTGTATGTGGTCATTGAAATCTATGTTCCTTACATTCGTTCAGCTTATGGTTTGACAGATTTCCTTGAGTGCCAGGAGTGATACAAACAAAGAGATAACACACCTCTTTCAGTCTTTATAGATTGAATCTGTGCTGCAGTACTCTTTTAACACTTATTCAGGTTTGCACTGAGTCTAGAGATCAATGAGAAAGTTTAGGATCTTCTCTGGACTTTTCTGAGTATATGTATTGCTATGGGCATGTAAGTGGCTTTCTGAATTCTCCCATAACTtggctgcttttatttatttatttttataaatttatttatttattttatttttgactgtcttgggtctttgttgctgcgggcgggcttttctctagttgtagcaagtgggggctactcttcactgtggtgcacgggcttctcattgggtggcttctcttgttgcagagcatgggctctaggtgtgtgggcttcagtagttgtggcacttgggctcagtagttgtggctcacgggctctagagcacaggctcagtagttgtggcacacgggctctagagcacaggctcagtagttgtggcacacgggctctagagcacaggctcagtagttgtggcacatgggcttagttgctccactgcatgtggaatcttcccagagcagggctccaacccatgtcccctgaattagcaggtggattcttaaccactgcaccaccagggaagcccttggctgCTTTTAAATGTCCTAATTTCCTAGAAAAAATTCTCCTGTTTTGCTTGGGGTCTAAGCTAGTCTATTTTATGTTGTGACTTTAATCTTTTACCAGATGCATATGTGAGCTTTGGTTTGTGGTGTTTCAAAACCATATCCACTGCTTTTCCAGCCTGAGTTCTGAGTTAACCAGAGATGAATGCCTTGTGTCAGTCCTTCAGGTAGCTCCCAGACAAGTTAGAACAGACATACAGAATTATTTGAGAAAATGTTAACTCTGCCTCCTCTGAATACATGGACCAGAGTCTCATTCTGAGACCCCAGGCAGTGACCATCTTAAGACTAAGACTACTGCCATACTGCAGGGTGGGGAAAGGACAAGTAAAATGTCTCAGAACTTTCCTACCATTGTGAAGTTGCTGTTTTCTTGCTTCATCACTCACTTGGTTGCTATAAATTTTGACTGTTTTCAGGAGATCTGACAAAGTTAGTTCTGAcagtttctgttatttttcaatgtttctttGAGAGACAAGAGTTTTGAGTTGCCTAATCTgccattttttccattttgctgaGGTTATTCTTCCATGCACAGTTTCTTTTGATTACAGGGAACATATTAGAATCTGCTTAATATAAAATGTCAAAACAGAATGTAATGAGCCATACATAGAATTAGTCCTTAGAATTTGTTTTTTAGAGTATATTTGATACATTATCACTTTCATTTTCTAGgtgatatatattattatatatataatatgtatatatatatacatataataaactaTAGTTTTGAAACTAAATGTCCTGTCTTCCTTAGATTGTTGCTATAAAGGATGCCTTTGAATGTGCTTTAGGAAAGAAAACTATTATAGAATCCAATTATAGAAGAGAACTATATCCATGTGTGAAAGGCTCTTGAAATGAATACGAAAAGAAATAGGGGGATGGAAGAGAATTGTGTACTTTTGACTTCCCAGGATGAGAGGCTTCActggttttaatttctttcttctctgggcCTTGTGTCTTAAGGATTTTCACTGACATGGGATGAGATTAATAGCAAAAGAATTTGACTAATGAGAGACCTTGGATACTGAACCCCCAAGGGCCACAGAGACTGCCAGTTTTCTGCCTATAGACACCTTACTCAGTAGCCCTGCTTAGGTCACTAGGCAGCACACCTGAACATATTCCCAGGGACCATCACTTTTATACAACAGCCCAGTCCTTCACTCTATGTTTCTGTGCTCCCAGAGAACGGGgcttctatttatttccttcatagcaaAGGGAGAACTGAATGTTATTCTTAGGTTGGCACCCAGGTAATCTGAAATTCCCTAGTCTATGTTTTTCAAATAGCGAGACATGTATGTCTCTGGACCTGTGAGTGGGAACATGCCAAAGATGACCTGATCTTATTAGTCTATTAAGTGCCTGCCTAGCTGTCCATCATTTGGAAACTTCCTTGTACCTTTGCAACACTAGTTAATCTTCTAATCTACTCTGACTCTAAAGTTCTAGAGGCTCTTCCATCCTCAGGAGAAAACTTTCCTTTGCAAAATTTTGTGGAATATTCTAGAATTCTctaaaatgtttcttaatttcttggCAGGGGGTTGGGGTGGATGATCAGCTTACATTTATCCTTCCATGTTTGGGTCTTCATATCCCTTTGTAGGGATGATCATTGGTCTTGACCCTGGCACCTGTCTTGGAGAACTCTGGCACAGGAGATGGAGAATTACATAAAGCTACATCAACAGTATTGGCATCTCTTTAGTAacctatcaaatattttaaaataaaagagaatatcaGGACAGGCACTCATGTATCTGTGTCCAGAATTAATAAATTTTGACATCTGTTATAACAGTTCTCTTCTTAAAGTAACAAGATAGTTTGCATAGAGacaatattccatttttattttctgccattccTATCCTTCCATTCCCAGAGGCAACTACAGTCTTGAATTTGTTGGTACACTTAGTATTGTGTCAAActgtatttacacacacatatgagtatgtttgtgtgcatgtgtacatatGTGAGTCTGTATGTGTGTCACAGTGCAAATGCCCCTTCtgtcaagaagaaataaataaactgtgatgttGTGAGACAGGGGAATAAAGAAGTGAAATTAATGAATCAGAATGAAATGTACTAAAATTTGTctcctctttctgtttctatacATAAACAAGATTTCGTGGTCATTTCAGAACATAAATTCTTCCCTGAAATTTGCAGTTATCATCCTAGGATTGTTCCttatctctctcctcttccttcatctTGTTCCATCCCTCACTACCCTCCCTATAATAAACCATGTTAGTTTGTTCAGTCATGTTTATGCCATAAACAAACCACTATAAGCAAGATTAAGAAGTTCTCATACATCAAGCATTGTGCTTGGTGAAATTGTCTATTTATTTCTCATCCATGCAAAAGTTTCACAATGGTTCCCATGATGCAAAAGATGACAACTTCTCACatagtttttttatttatttatttatatttatttttttgcctgtgtttggtcttagttgtgtcatgcgggatcttcgctgcggcatgcggaatctttcgCTGCAGTGCAGAGGCTCTTCGTTGCATTGTgagggcttctttctagttgtggcatgcgggttttctctctctagttgtgacatgtgggctccagagcgcatgggctctgtagtttgtggcatgcgggctctcttgttgaggcgcacCAGCCTTAgcagttgcagtgcacgggcatAGTTGCCCTGCGtcatgtgcgatcttagttccccgaccagggatcgaacccaggtacccttcattggaaggtggattctttaccactggactaccggggaagtccctctcacATAGTTTAAAACTCTCCTTGTTCCAAAACATGTGCTGGAAACTGGAATAAACTCATGTGCGTCTGAATTCAAATTTATACCAAGTGATCAATTCTGATATAGTTGCTTGGTTTCACGACTCTTTGCTTGAATCAAATTTTCTCACTGGTGAAGCAGAGTTTTTATACTTTAAACATCGTTAACATCATCTTTAAACATTAGATGTCTTAATGAGTTGTTCACCTTTAAAATATCATTAGAGAATTTTTCTAAATCGTTGGTTCATAAGAATAATGAGCAATATATTAATGCACCCAGAACTGAGCCAATTAAGTCTTCCCTGTTTGGGAGGATTGAATATCAACATTCTTAAGGATCTCATCTTAACCCAGGAAATAGGAATGTCCTGGAGTTGATGCTGTTGAATATCTTCTGAATATCCTTAGGAGAAGCCCAAGGTAGGCTGACTCAGGCTTTAGTGGGGCCCAACAAGAAAATGAGAGCGGGAGGATCTGAACCTACATGATTGATTTTTACAGTGcatttgtgatttatttatttatttattaaaccatTGTATTTAGGTATGATTGACAGGCAAAAAAGCTGTACATAGTAATGTATACAACTCAACAAGTTTGGGGATAAGtgtacacccatgaaaccatcacaacCATAAAGACCATAGATATATCTATTACTCCCCAAAGTTTCccctttataattttattattatatattattattaggaACACTTAATATAAGATCTAACCTCTTAGTAAAATTtcagtgtacaatacagtattgttagctgTCGGCATTATGCTGTATACTAgatttccagaacttatttatcttacataaATGAAActtttgtaccctttgatcatcACCTTCCTATTCACCCCTCTTCCCAAGCCCTGGAAAACACCATTTGACTCtatgcttctatgagtttgactatcttagatttcacatataaatgataccagaCAGTATTAATCTTTCTCTGCTgggcttatttcgcttagcataatgtcctacaggtccatccatgttgttgcaaatgacaaaattttcttctttttttgaggcTGAACAATACTCCATTGTacgtatacaccacattttctttatccatttgtccattattgaacatttagattggctattgtgaataatgctgcaataaacatgggagtacaggtatctctttgagatcttgatttcaattcacttggatatatacccagaagcagtgttacaggatcatatggtagttctatttttaattttttgcagaaCCTCAATaatgttttccacaatggctctaccaatttacattcccaccaactgcaAACCAGGCTTCTCTTTTCtacacatccttgctaacactgttattttttggttttgttttaaacagcaaCCTTAACATGTGTGGTGAtttcacattgtggttttgattgcatttccttatgattagtgatgtcgtgcatctttttatatacattttggccatttgtatgacttctttggagaaatttctgttCAAATCATTTGACCATTTTTGTCTATATTCCccctgttgtacaatatatctttgtagcttatttaatacctaatagtttgtacttcttactcCCTTATCCTGATACtaccccttcccccttccctctccccactggtaaccactagtttgttctctatatctgtgagtctgcttcttttttgtaatattcactagtttgttgtatttttttagattacacatatgttatatcatgctgtatttttctttctctgtctgacttatttcacttagagtaATGCCTACCaagtccgtccatgttgctgcaaatggcaaaattacattcttttttatgactgagtagtattccattgtatatatattgtatatgtaccacatccattagaattttttaaagaaaaatagtatacACAAAGATGTTATACACTgtattctatcctgttccctttcTTTGTTTCCCAGGCAACCAGTCTTAAATTTGATCAGTTTCCAggtgttattttaaagtttttacacacacataaatatatgtgtgtatgtgtgtgtatatgtatatattatatacatgtacatatgcatatacatacatatatatataacgcCACAATCAAAATGCCCAACTTGTGAAGAGAAAATTAATTATAAGGTAGTGAAATATGTATAACAtagttaaatttaacaaaatgtgcCAAGAGTGGTACATAAtggaatgtattatttttaaacaccAGTTTCAAAATGACATTTACAGTGTATAAAGAATTAAAACACAGAATAATAATATTGTTTGTGGATACTATTCCAGGGgaagaaaaagttttccttgacccttagggtccctggctgggtctgaaaattaaactgacaaagacagattaacaggagaaaagcgtACACAGTTATTTAAGTTTCATGTGACACAGGaaccttcataaggaaatgaagaccccccaaaaaacagttagacctgagtatttttatgctaggtttgatgaagagtgggTAGTCGTGTAGAAATGTGATAGTTAGAGAGTATGAGgtagtaaactgggggaaacttagcaaggcTTATTTGTTAGAATTGTTTTCAGTGTCTCTTTGTCTTCAGAaataaggatgctcctttcctctgtATTTAAGGAGGGCTTACATGAGGGTTTTATGACTTGTTTCAGGGGAAAAGGGCAAGAGAAGGTAAGAGTgaccttcttgcttctgctgttttctcaaactcttttaGCTTGAAATTttcaatatgccaaggtgccatattttggggtggcgTGTCCTGAACACCATCAGTACCACACTAAATGAACTGAAAACACAGAGGAATGATGTATATCAAGTTTAGTGTAGTGGTTCCCTCTGGGGTGGGGAAAAAATTATCAAGAATGTAGAAAAtagagtggggaggaaggaaggacttCAAAACTacaggtattattttatttctttacaaaaacTTAATGTAAGATGAcaacatattttaatttgatgGTGCTGAGTGGTGGGCACTCAGACCTTTACTGTtttctcagcattttttttttttttttgccacactgtatggcatgtgggttcttagttccctgaacagggatcgaacccacgccccctgcagtggaagcacggagtcttaaccactg from Balaenoptera musculus isolate JJ_BM4_2016_0621 chromosome 3, mBalMus1.pri.v3, whole genome shotgun sequence encodes the following:
- the LOC118892612 gene encoding olfactory receptor 7G1-like, with product MGPRNKTGVSEFLLMEVTEDPELQPLFFILFLSIYLVTILGNLLIVLAVISDPHLHTPMYFFLYNLSLTDIGFSTTTIPKMLVNIQAQNQSITYTGCLTQIYFVLVFASLESFLLAVMAYDRYVAICHPLRYTVIMNSRLCLFLILLSPFISIVDALLHSLMVLQLTFCTNLEIPLFFCEVVQVIKLACSDTLINNILIYLATSIFGGIPVCGVIFSYTQIVSSVLRMPSAGGKYKAFSTCGSHLSVVSLFYGAGLGVYISSALTNSSRKTAVASVIYTVVPQMMNPFIYSLRNRDMKGALRKLISKIPLAFQEYVI